The following proteins come from a genomic window of Anaerobutyricum hallii:
- the folE gene encoding GTP cyclohydrolase I FolE → MAIDKDAIREHIRGILAALGDDPDREGLKETPDRVARMYEEVFEGMNYTNHEIAMMFNKSFKDDLCVGADKKDIVLVRDIPIFSYCEHHIALMYDMSVSVAYIPKDKVLGLSKIARICDMASKRLQLQERIGSDIAEIMCEAAETEDVAVIIHGTHSCMSARGIKKDAASTVTTTFRGRFETDSSIQSQLTMMLHA, encoded by the coding sequence ATGGCTATAGATAAAGATGCCATTCGTGAACATATCAGGGGAATTCTTGCCGCTCTTGGCGATGACCCCGATCGTGAAGGATTGAAAGAAACACCCGATCGCGTAGCTCGTATGTACGAAGAAGTTTTTGAAGGAATGAATTATACCAATCATGAAATTGCCATGATGTTTAATAAATCTTTCAAAGACGATCTATGTGTCGGCGCTGATAAAAAAGATATTGTTTTAGTTCGAGATATTCCAATCTTCAGCTATTGTGAGCACCACATTGCTCTTATGTATGATATGTCTGTGTCCGTTGCATATATCCCAAAAGACAAAGTTCTTGGTCTAAGCAAAATAGCAAGAATCTGCGACATGGCCTCCAAACGTCTTCAGCTTCAGGAACGCATCGGCTCTGATATTGCAGAAATCATGTGCGAAGCTGCCGAAACAGAGGATGTTGCCGTTATTATTCATGGAACACACAGCTGTATGAGCGCAAGGGGTATCAAAAAAGATGCAGCATCTACTGTAACTACAACTTTCCGAGGACGTTTCGAAACAGATTCTTCTATTCAGAGTCAGCTTACAATGATGCTTCACGCATAA
- a CDS encoding MurR/RpiR family transcriptional regulator, whose translation MIKEQLQMKNKFTYQESAIADYILTNPVCILDMTAKELADSTFSSSSTIVRFCKKLGFTGYPAFQRQYAREYGTKEQFNEKILLSNVTLEKAPGVLDNLYQYVIKETQLLLDNDTLRKVTNMLLSAKKIDLYGSDFNYFALQTMGLNLSNIQKPVQTFNCVNNFYISTLNPADTVSIIVSHSGKNPAMMRIACELRKRHIPTIALTNSVEDSLKNLCDYALYVFTSDEHSRIGSLQWTISVNYVLQILYVCLLEHYKKES comes from the coding sequence ATGATTAAAGAACAATTACAAATGAAAAATAAGTTTACTTATCAGGAGAGTGCGATTGCTGATTATATTCTTACAAATCCAGTCTGTATTCTTGATATGACTGCCAAAGAACTGGCAGACTCTACTTTTTCAAGTTCGTCTACTATTGTTCGGTTTTGTAAAAAGCTTGGATTTACAGGCTATCCTGCCTTTCAAAGACAGTATGCCAGAGAATATGGGACTAAGGAGCAATTTAATGAAAAAATCCTGCTGTCCAATGTTACACTTGAAAAGGCGCCTGGAGTTCTTGATAATCTTTATCAATATGTTATCAAAGAAACACAGTTGCTTCTTGATAATGATACGTTACGGAAGGTAACTAACATGCTTCTTTCCGCAAAAAAGATTGATTTATATGGTTCGGATTTTAATTATTTTGCCCTGCAAACAATGGGTCTGAATTTATCAAATATCCAGAAGCCTGTACAGACCTTTAACTGCGTAAATAATTTTTATATCTCTACTTTAAATCCTGCCGATACTGTCAGTATCATTGTAAGCCACAGCGGAAAAAATCCTGCCATGATGCGAATTGCCTGCGAGTTAAGGAAACGGCATATTCCTACGATTGCTTTGACAAATTCTGTAGAAGATTCTCTTAAGAATCTCTGTGATTATGCTCTTTACGTTTTTACTTCTGATGAGCACAGCAGGATTGGTTCTCTCCAATGGACGATTTCTGTAAATTATGTTTTGCAGATACTATATGTATGCTTACTTGAGCATTATAAAAAGGAGTCCTAA
- a CDS encoding BMC domain-containing protein: MDIKELLPKDTEGRLRIIQETVPGRQITLAHVITSPKPIVYRKLGLNPDIDFDRSAIGIITVTPSESAVIGADIAIKSGDVYLGFVDRFSGTLILTGRISAVESAVKAVIHYFQNDLGYATCPVTKK, translated from the coding sequence ATGGATATCAAAGAATTATTACCAAAGGACACAGAAGGAAGATTACGTATTATTCAGGAAACTGTGCCAGGAAGACAGATTACACTGGCTCATGTTATTACAAGTCCTAAGCCAATCGTATATCGTAAGTTAGGATTGAATCCAGATATCGATTTTGATCGTTCTGCAATCGGTATTATCACAGTTACTCCGAGTGAATCTGCTGTAATTGGAGCAGATATCGCTATTAAGAGCGGAGATGTTTATCTTGGATTCGTAGACCGTTTCAGCGGTACTTTAATTCTGACAGGACGTATTTCTGCAGTGGAATCTGCTGTTAAGGCTGTAATCCATTATTTCCAGAATGATTTAGGATATGCTACATGTCCTGTTACAAAGAAATAA
- a CDS encoding 6-pyruvoyl trahydropterin synthase family protein — translation MYILETEQSFDSAHFLSGYKGKCSNLHGHRWRVVARIAMDELNKEGQTRDMVIDFGDFKDALKKLTDALDHSFIFETGSLKETTVIALKEEGFLLHEVPFRPTAEQFSRYFYEQLQDLNFPVYNISVYETPTNCSTYQEASL, via the coding sequence ATGTATATTTTAGAAACAGAGCAATCCTTTGACTCCGCTCATTTTCTAAGTGGTTACAAAGGTAAGTGCAGTAATCTCCATGGACATCGCTGGAGAGTTGTCGCACGTATTGCTATGGATGAATTAAATAAAGAGGGCCAAACCAGAGATATGGTAATTGATTTTGGAGATTTTAAAGATGCTCTTAAAAAACTCACAGATGCTTTAGATCATTCTTTTATCTTTGAAACAGGCTCTTTAAAAGAAACAACGGTAATAGCTCTTAAGGAAGAAGGATTTTTACTTCATGAAGTTCCTTTCCGTCCAACCGCCGAGCAATTTTCCCGCTATTTTTATGAACAATTACAGGATCTGAACTTCCCTGTATATAATATTTCTGTATATGAAACTCCAACAAACTGTTCTACTTATCAGGAGGCATCTTTATGA
- a CDS encoding EutP/PduV family microcompartment system protein, whose protein sequence is MRKIMFVGRSESGKTTIMQAMKGKPITYHKTQYVNNFDVIIDTPGEYAETKQLSGALAVYGCEADVIGLLMSAIEPFSLYPPNIVSVSNREVVGVVTKCDHWAANPELAAEWLRLAGCKKIFFTSSYTGEGIAEILSYLKEPVDKLPWEVAKAEYDKLGFGPGESEKHTLRI, encoded by the coding sequence ATGCGTAAGATAATGTTTGTGGGTCGTAGCGAATCAGGTAAGACTACGATCATGCAGGCGATGAAAGGTAAGCCGATTACTTACCATAAGACGCAGTATGTAAACAACTTTGATGTAATTATTGATACACCGGGAGAGTATGCAGAAACGAAGCAGTTATCCGGAGCATTAGCTGTTTACGGATGTGAGGCAGATGTTATTGGACTTTTGATGAGTGCGATAGAACCGTTTTCTCTATATCCACCGAATATTGTGTCAGTAAGTAATCGTGAAGTTGTTGGTGTAGTTACGAAGTGCGATCACTGGGCAGCGAATCCGGAATTAGCAGCCGAATGGCTGCGCCTTGCAGGTTGTAAGAAGATTTTTTTTACCAGTTCCTATACAGGCGAAGGTATTGCAGAGATATTAAGTTACTTAAAGGAACCGGTAGATAAACTTCCATGGGAAGTAGCTAAGGCAGAATATGACAAGCTTGGATTTGGACCGGGCGAGAGCGAAAAGCATACACTGAGAATATAA
- the queC gene encoding 7-cyano-7-deazaguanine synthase QueC → MQELKNKEAAVVVFSGGQDSTTCLFWALKRYKKVIALSFDYHQKHVKELECAKKICRDHEVEHHIMDMSLLNQLAPNSLTRVDIKVDENAPEEGTPNSFVDGRNLLFLSYAAVFAKQRGITDIITGVSQSDFSGYPDCRDIFIKSLNTTLCLAMDYQFDIITPLMWLDKKETWALADELGAFDIIKNETLTCYNGVIGDGCGHCPSCKLRKKGLDAYLASKN, encoded by the coding sequence ATGCAGGAACTCAAAAATAAAGAAGCTGCTGTTGTCGTTTTCAGTGGTGGACAGGATAGCACAACTTGCCTTTTCTGGGCTTTAAAACGTTACAAAAAAGTAATTGCATTATCTTTTGACTATCATCAAAAACATGTAAAAGAATTAGAATGTGCAAAGAAAATCTGTCGTGACCATGAGGTTGAACACCATATCATGGACATGAGTCTTTTAAATCAACTTGCACCGAACTCTCTTACACGCGTAGATATTAAAGTAGATGAAAACGCTCCAGAAGAGGGAACACCAAATAGCTTCGTTGACGGAAGAAATCTTCTCTTTCTGTCCTATGCCGCCGTTTTTGCAAAACAAAGAGGCATCACAGACATTATCACTGGTGTATCTCAGAGCGATTTCTCCGGATATCCTGACTGCCGCGATATCTTTATCAAATCATTAAATACAACACTCTGCCTTGCTATGGATTATCAGTTTGATATCATTACCCCTCTTATGTGGCTTGATAAAAAAGAAACCTGGGCTCTGGCAGACGAACTTGGTGCCTTTGATATTATAAAAAATGAAACTCTTACCTGCTATAACGGGGTTATTGGAGATGGCTGTGGTCATTGTCCATCATGTAAACTCCGTAAAAAAGGATTAGACGCATATTTAGCTTCAAAAAACTAA
- the queE gene encoding putative 7-carboxy-7-deazaguanine synthase QueE, whose amino-acid sequence MITYPVVEKFISINGEGQKAGELAAFIRMRGCNLSCNYCDTSWANTMDCPCEFLSTEELITWLTEHKIKNVTLTGGEPLLTKGIDIFIESLGSSGFSVEIETNGSVALDCFHNLLHRPAFTMDYKCPDSGMEQAMCTDNFSLLLSKDTVKFVVSSIADLEKARTICTHYKIADHCPIFLSPVFGRIDPKEIVEYMIEHHWNEARLQLQMHKFIWPPEQRGV is encoded by the coding sequence ATGATTACCTATCCTGTAGTTGAAAAGTTTATCAGTATTAACGGAGAAGGTCAAAAAGCCGGGGAACTTGCTGCATTCATTCGAATGCGTGGCTGTAATCTTTCCTGTAATTACTGTGATACATCCTGGGCAAACACAATGGACTGTCCTTGTGAATTTTTATCCACAGAGGAACTGATCACATGGCTCACTGAACATAAAATTAAAAATGTAACTCTTACCGGTGGAGAACCTTTACTTACAAAAGGAATCGACATATTTATCGAGTCACTCGGTTCTTCCGGATTTTCTGTAGAGATTGAAACAAATGGAAGTGTAGCTTTGGATTGCTTTCATAATCTTTTACATCGTCCGGCCTTTACTATGGATTATAAATGTCCGGACAGCGGAATGGAGCAGGCGATGTGTACAGATAATTTTTCTCTACTGCTTTCTAAAGATACCGTTAAATTCGTTGTCAGCAGCATTGCTGATCTAGAAAAAGCAAGAACAATCTGTACACACTATAAAATTGCTGACCATTGTCCTATTTTTTTAAGTCCGGTATTCGGACGAATTGACCCAAAAGAAATTGTAGAATATATGATAGAACACCATTGGAACGAAGCCCGTCTCCAGCTCCAGATGCATAAGTTTATCTGGCCGCCGGAACAGCGCGGAGTATAA
- the metF gene encoding methylenetetrahydrofolate reductase [NAD(P)H] — protein sequence MNTMQTNPQDILKTLSLSFEVFPPKKWEDFPGLYETLDELKGLHPEFISCTYGAGGSNSKKTAEIASHIENELGIRSIAHLTCAALTEDKLLSTIENFKNAGIHSVLALRGDKPFDMSEEDFANRQYKHPSEIIPILKKAGFRVAAACYPEKHYEAPSMEEDLHWLKHKVEQGTDALISQLFFDNNAFYRFMDVADQKGITVPVHAGIMPITSAKMINTTINLSGASIPKALSDLIATYGENPSDMRKAGIEYAARQINDLAEQGMHYVHIYTMNHSETAKEICDLIR from the coding sequence ATGAATACAATGCAGACAAACCCACAAGATATTTTAAAAACGCTTTCTTTATCTTTTGAGGTTTTTCCTCCTAAGAAATGGGAAGACTTTCCGGGATTATATGAGACACTTGATGAATTAAAAGGATTACATCCAGAATTTATAAGCTGCACCTATGGTGCTGGTGGAAGTAACAGCAAAAAAACTGCTGAAATCGCTTCTCATATTGAAAATGAACTGGGTATCCGTTCCATCGCACATCTTACCTGTGCAGCCTTAACAGAGGATAAACTTTTATCCACAATCGAAAATTTCAAAAATGCCGGAATCCACAGTGTACTTGCCCTTCGTGGGGATAAACCATTTGATATGAGTGAGGAAGATTTTGCGAACCGCCAGTACAAACATCCATCTGAAATCATCCCAATTTTAAAGAAAGCAGGGTTCCGTGTTGCTGCTGCCTGCTATCCGGAAAAACATTATGAAGCACCATCTATGGAAGAAGATCTTCACTGGCTCAAACACAAAGTAGAACAGGGCACTGACGCTTTAATCAGTCAGCTTTTCTTTGATAATAATGCTTTTTACCGCTTTATGGATGTCGCTGACCAGAAAGGAATCACTGTTCCTGTCCATGCAGGAATCATGCCAATCACCAGCGCGAAAATGATTAACACAACTATCAATCTGTCCGGTGCCAGCATTCCAAAGGCACTCTCTGATTTAATCGCAACTTACGGGGAGAATCCTTCGGATATGCGAAAGGCTGGAATTGAATATGCGGCAAGGCAGATTAATGATCTGGCAGAACAGGGGATGCATTATGTGCATATCTACACGATGAATCATAGTGAAACTGCTAAAGAAATTTGTGATTTAATTCGTTAA